From a single Pseudomonas serboccidentalis genomic region:
- a CDS encoding phospholipase D-like domain-containing protein encodes MRVLVANPQDDFRVKAYAGTNGVLLAMDLAESRRKGLLGFAIEKQQGDKPWLFLFNSLTFPGKAHTFPQYHATPSDKAPLQKFRWADYAVYPGTTLHYRVHLAYGTADAPQLGEALELSIISDDGHPANQGVIFNRAVAASQAFQRKFPDLDAQISANKNLPIEAWPDAARLWLENGLLERLLGYIERAVDAQWALDIAIYEYQLQAIVDAVNAAFARGVLVRVLYHAQTDDPDTTLNEASLALLPAANKRGRVTHNIFHNKFIVLSRIDGVGQRQPQAVLCGSTNFTANGVYRQANVVHTLDDVTIATRYLQTFEEVWANPADVGATRTWISAHNPMDPTQPLFAGFSPRSGGADLREFVEIIEAAQKDVLFVTAFSLPDAILNALLGKPHDDILRYGLQNTASSITGFHADRTAEFAATALLNTGLEGWLKENMKGQRGNLLVHTKAVVTDFTTDAPTIISGSHNLSTSASNGNDENFLIIRDDTDLADRYGLELLRFYEHYRFRYFAKKLALKQVSPLAVDDSWTNDYYVEGDLRQLSRLRFAGR; translated from the coding sequence ATGCGGGTACTGGTCGCCAATCCCCAGGACGATTTTCGCGTCAAAGCTTACGCCGGCACCAACGGCGTGTTGCTGGCCATGGATCTGGCTGAATCGCGGCGCAAAGGCTTGCTCGGTTTTGCCATCGAGAAGCAGCAGGGCGACAAACCCTGGCTGTTCCTGTTCAACAGCCTGACGTTTCCCGGCAAGGCGCACACCTTCCCCCAATACCACGCCACGCCCAGCGATAAAGCGCCGTTGCAGAAATTCCGCTGGGCCGATTACGCGGTCTATCCGGGCACGACTTTGCACTATCGCGTGCACCTGGCCTACGGCACGGCGGACGCGCCGCAACTGGGCGAAGCGCTGGAGCTGAGCATTATTTCCGACGACGGCCACCCGGCCAATCAGGGCGTGATCTTCAACCGCGCCGTGGCCGCCAGCCAGGCCTTCCAACGCAAGTTTCCCGACCTCGACGCGCAGATCAGCGCCAACAAGAACCTGCCGATCGAAGCCTGGCCCGACGCAGCGCGCCTGTGGCTGGAGAACGGCTTGCTGGAGCGTTTGCTGGGGTACATCGAGCGTGCGGTGGACGCTCAATGGGCGCTGGATATCGCGATCTACGAGTATCAGTTGCAGGCGATCGTCGATGCGGTAAACGCGGCGTTCGCTCGAGGCGTTCTGGTGCGCGTGCTCTATCACGCCCAAACGGATGATCCCGATACAACCCTGAATGAAGCGAGCCTGGCGCTGTTACCGGCGGCGAACAAACGCGGTAGGGTCACCCACAACATTTTCCACAACAAGTTCATTGTTCTCAGCCGCATCGACGGTGTTGGTCAGCGTCAACCGCAAGCCGTGCTGTGCGGCAGCACCAATTTCACCGCCAATGGCGTGTATCGCCAGGCCAATGTGGTGCATACGCTCGACGACGTGACGATTGCCACACGTTACCTGCAAACCTTCGAAGAGGTCTGGGCGAACCCCGCCGATGTCGGCGCTACGCGCACCTGGATCAGCGCACATAACCCGATGGACCCCACGCAACCGCTGTTCGCCGGGTTCTCGCCACGCAGCGGCGGGGCCGATCTGCGCGAGTTCGTCGAGATCATCGAGGCGGCCCAAAAGGATGTGCTGTTCGTCACGGCATTCAGTTTGCCGGACGCGATTCTCAACGCGCTGCTCGGCAAGCCTCATGACGACATCCTGCGTTACGGCCTGCAGAACACCGCCAGCAGCATCACCGGCTTTCACGCGGACCGAACGGCGGAATTCGCCGCCACGGCTTTGCTCAACACCGGGCTGGAAGGCTGGCTGAAGGAAAACATGAAAGGCCAGAGGGGCAACCTGCTGGTGCACACCAAAGCGGTGGTCACCGACTTCACCACGGATGCGCCGACCATCATCAGCGGCAGCCACAACCTCAGCACCTCGGCCAGTAACGGCAATGACGAGAACTTCCTGATCATTCGTGACGACACCGATCTGGCCGACCGTTATGGCCTGGAATTGCTGCGGTTCTACGAGCATTACCGCTTTCGCTATTTCGCGAAGAAACTGGCGCTGAAGCAGGTGAGTCCGCTGGCAGTGGATGACAGCTGGACCAACGATTACTACGTCGAGGGGGATTTGCGGCAGTTGTCGCGGTTGCGTTTTGCCGGACGCTGA
- a CDS encoding thioredoxin family protein — protein MRSTTRLSDLPATYRKALKTWRPVILYFANEHCPACEFAGPVFREVAEPYRLRANIYMLNTSQSPRHPLVTGTPTVLFYKNGKLVKKLKGIGTEETLAADFARHIGRTRAPVVRQKPRHDLGWLRRTLRNLCTSPRAQSLRHHSISM, from the coding sequence ATGCGCTCGACGACTCGCCTTTCAGACCTGCCGGCCACCTACCGCAAAGCCCTGAAAACCTGGCGCCCGGTAATCCTGTACTTCGCCAACGAACACTGCCCCGCCTGCGAATTCGCCGGGCCGGTGTTTCGTGAGGTGGCCGAGCCCTATCGGCTGCGGGCGAACATTTACATGCTCAACACCAGCCAGTCGCCGCGCCATCCGCTGGTCACCGGTACACCTACGGTGCTGTTCTACAAGAACGGCAAGCTGGTGAAAAAACTCAAGGGGATTGGCACGGAGGAAACACTGGCGGCGGACTTTGCCCGGCATATTGGCAGGACCAGGGCACCGGTGGTGCGGCAAAAACCACGGCATGACCTGGGCTGGCTTCGTCGCACTTTGCGTAACCTTTGCACCAGCCCGCGTGCGCAGTCACTTCGACACCACTCGATATCCATGTAG
- a CDS encoding amino acid ABC transporter permease — translation MYQSPSWLHELWIARETLLQGFLTSVQVSALAILFGTLLGVVTGLVLTYGRFWMRAPFRFYVDLIRGTPVFVLVLACFYMAPALGWQISAFQAGALGLTLFCGSHVAEIVRGALQALPRGQMEASKAIGLTFYQSLGYVLLPQALRQILPTWVNSSTEIVKASTLLSVIGVAELLLSTQQIIARTFMTLEFYLFAGFLFFVINYGIELLGRHIEKRVALP, via the coding sequence ATGTACCAATCCCCTAGTTGGTTGCATGAGTTGTGGATAGCCCGCGAGACGTTGCTGCAAGGCTTCCTGACCAGTGTGCAGGTGTCGGCGCTGGCGATTCTGTTTGGCACGCTGCTCGGCGTCGTCACCGGTCTGGTGCTGACGTACGGCAGGTTCTGGATGCGCGCGCCGTTCCGCTTTTACGTCGACCTGATTCGCGGCACGCCGGTGTTTGTGCTGGTGCTGGCCTGCTTCTATATGGCACCGGCGCTGGGCTGGCAGATCAGCGCGTTTCAGGCCGGCGCGCTGGGCCTGACGCTGTTCTGCGGCTCGCACGTTGCCGAGATTGTGCGCGGGGCCTTGCAGGCACTGCCACGCGGGCAGATGGAGGCGAGCAAGGCGATCGGCCTGACGTTCTATCAGTCCCTCGGTTACGTGCTGCTGCCCCAGGCGTTGCGGCAGATCCTGCCGACGTGGGTCAACTCGTCCACCGAAATCGTCAAGGCCTCGACCTTGCTCTCGGTGATCGGCGTGGCCGAATTGCTGCTCAGCACCCAACAGATCATCGCCCGGACCTTCATGACCCTGGAGTTCTACCTGTTCGCCGGTTTTCTGTTTTTCGTCATCAACTACGGCATCGAATTACTCGGCCGGCACATTGAAAAGCGGGTGGCCCTGCCATGA
- a CDS encoding amino acid ABC transporter permease, translating into MNYQLNFAAVWRDFDTLLAGLGLGLELALVSIAIGCVIGLLMAFALLSKHRALRVLASVYVTVVRNTPILVLILLIYFALPSLGIRLDKIPSFIITLSLYAGAYLTEVFRGGLLSIPKGQREAGLAIGLGEWQVKAYVTVPVMLRNVLPALSNNFISLFKDTSLAAAIAVPELTYYARKINVESYRVIETWLVTTALYVAACYLIAMLLRYLEQRLAIRR; encoded by the coding sequence ATGAACTATCAGTTGAACTTTGCCGCCGTGTGGCGCGATTTCGACACCTTGCTGGCGGGGCTCGGTCTGGGCCTTGAACTGGCTCTGGTGTCGATCGCCATCGGCTGCGTGATCGGCCTGCTGATGGCGTTTGCCTTGCTGTCGAAGCATCGCGCCTTGCGGGTGCTGGCCTCGGTGTACGTCACGGTGGTGCGTAACACGCCGATTCTGGTGTTGATTCTGTTGATCTACTTTGCCTTGCCGAGCCTGGGGATTCGCCTGGACAAGATCCCGTCGTTCATCATCACGCTGTCACTGTATGCCGGGGCCTATCTGACCGAAGTGTTCCGTGGCGGCTTGCTGAGCATCCCCAAGGGCCAGCGTGAAGCCGGGCTGGCGATCGGCCTCGGTGAATGGCAGGTCAAGGCTTACGTCACCGTGCCGGTGATGCTGCGCAATGTGTTGCCGGCGCTGTCGAACAACTTTATCTCGCTGTTCAAGGACACCTCGCTGGCCGCCGCGATCGCGGTGCCGGAGCTGACCTATTACGCGCGCAAGATCAACGTCGAGAGCTACCGGGTGATCGAAACCTGGCTGGTGACCACCGCGTTGTATGTCGCGGCCTGTTACCTCATTGCCATGCTGCTGCGTTACCTCGAGCAGCGTCTGGCGATCCGCCGATAG
- a CDS encoding transporter substrate-binding domain-containing protein produces the protein MHRRPSLFKACVFVLAASSAVMGMAQAADSKLDSVLARGKLIVGTGSTNAPWHFQGADGKLQGFDIDIARMVAKGLFNDPNKVEFVVQSSDARIPNLLTDKVDMSCQFITVTASRAQQVAFTLPYYREGVGLLLPANSKYKEIEDLQAAGDSVTVAVLQNVYAEELVHQALPKAKVDQYDSVDLMYQAVNSGRADAAATDQSSVKYLMVQNPGRYRSPTYAWSPQTYACAVKRGDQDWLNFVNTTLHEAMTGVEFPTYAASFKQWFGVDLPSPAIGFPVEFK, from the coding sequence ATGCATCGCCGTCCTTCGTTGTTCAAAGCGTGTGTTTTTGTTCTTGCGGCTTCGTCCGCTGTCATGGGCATGGCCCAGGCAGCCGACAGCAAGCTCGACAGTGTTCTGGCCCGTGGCAAGCTGATTGTCGGCACCGGCAGCACCAACGCGCCGTGGCACTTTCAGGGCGCGGACGGCAAGTTGCAGGGTTTTGATATCGACATCGCCAGGATGGTGGCCAAGGGGCTGTTCAATGACCCGAACAAAGTCGAGTTCGTGGTGCAGTCGTCCGATGCGCGGATTCCCAATCTGCTGACCGACAAGGTCGACATGAGCTGCCAGTTCATCACCGTCACCGCCAGCCGTGCGCAGCAAGTGGCGTTCACCTTGCCGTACTACCGCGAAGGCGTCGGCCTGCTGTTGCCGGCCAACAGCAAGTACAAGGAAATCGAAGACCTGCAGGCGGCCGGTGACAGCGTCACCGTGGCCGTGCTGCAAAACGTCTACGCCGAAGAGCTGGTGCATCAGGCGCTGCCCAAGGCCAAGGTCGATCAGTACGACAGCGTCGACCTGATGTATCAGGCGGTGAACTCCGGCCGCGCCGATGCCGCTGCCACCGATCAGTCGTCGGTCAAATACCTGATGGTGCAGAACCCTGGCCGTTACCGCAGCCCGACCTACGCCTGGAGCCCGCAGACCTACGCCTGCGCGGTCAAACGCGGCGATCAGGACTGGCTGAACTTCGTCAACACCACCCTGCATGAAGCCATGACCGGCGTCGAGTTCCCGACCTATGCGGCCTCGTTCAAGCAATGGTTCGGCGTCGATCTGCCGTCCCCAGCGATCGGTTTCCCAGTCGAATTCAAATGA
- a CDS encoding TerC family protein: MEWLADPTAWLGLLTLIVLELVLGIDNLVFIAILADKLPPHQRDRARIIGLSLALIMRLGLLASISWLVTLTQPLFEVFGKSFSGRDLIMLFGGVFLLFKATMELHERLEGHVGQRSTNAAYALFWPIVAQIVVLDAVFSLDAVITAVGMVDELAVMMIAVIISIGLMIVASKPLTRFVNAHPTVIMLCLGFLMMIGFALTAEGLGFHIPKGYLYAAIGFSILIEVFNQIARARRKRSMQGLRPIRERTAHAVMRLLGGRKLAVEEVGEEISDLLDDGEAPSAELFDRRERVMISGVLQLAERPIRNLMTVRADVDTIDLADDAEAIRTRLMHSSYSRLPLIRNGAVDEPLGFVHKKELLKEYLAGNEPNLEHLARKTINLLDSYSILNALEQMRAASTHIAFVVNEFGDFVGVLTMTDILESIAGELPDASEIEGPDVIEEQGGFVVSGALNLMRVRERTGFGVPPTEDYQTLAGLVMSLLDRLPMMGDRLEYEGWQMTVKAVEERRVTRVLLVRNTA; the protein is encoded by the coding sequence ATGGAATGGTTAGCGGATCCCACGGCCTGGTTAGGCTTGTTGACTCTGATCGTGCTGGAACTGGTGCTGGGTATCGACAACCTGGTGTTCATCGCGATCCTGGCGGACAAACTGCCGCCGCATCAGCGCGACCGTGCGCGGATCATCGGCCTGTCGCTGGCACTGATCATGCGCCTGGGCCTGTTGGCGAGTATTTCCTGGCTGGTCACCCTCACGCAGCCGCTGTTCGAGGTGTTCGGCAAGAGCTTCTCCGGTCGTGACCTGATCATGCTGTTCGGCGGTGTGTTCCTGTTGTTCAAGGCCACCATGGAGCTGCACGAGCGGCTCGAAGGCCATGTCGGCCAGCGCTCGACCAATGCCGCTTACGCGCTGTTCTGGCCGATCGTGGCGCAGATCGTCGTGCTCGACGCGGTGTTTTCGCTGGACGCGGTGATCACGGCGGTCGGCATGGTCGATGAACTGGCGGTGATGATGATCGCGGTGATCATTTCCATCGGTTTGATGATCGTGGCCAGCAAGCCGTTGACCCGTTTCGTCAACGCACACCCGACGGTGATCATGCTGTGCCTGGGCTTTCTGATGATGATCGGCTTCGCCCTGACGGCCGAAGGCCTGGGCTTCCACATCCCGAAAGGCTACCTGTATGCGGCCATTGGTTTCTCGATCCTGATCGAGGTGTTCAACCAGATCGCTCGGGCCCGTCGCAAACGCTCGATGCAAGGCCTGCGGCCAATACGTGAGCGTACGGCCCACGCGGTGATGCGTTTGCTGGGTGGGCGCAAGCTGGCGGTGGAGGAGGTCGGCGAGGAAATCTCCGATCTGCTGGACGACGGCGAGGCGCCGAGTGCGGAACTGTTCGACCGGCGCGAGCGGGTGATGATCAGCGGTGTGCTGCAACTGGCCGAGCGCCCGATCCGCAACCTGATGACGGTGCGTGCCGACGTCGACACCATCGACCTGGCGGACGACGCCGAAGCGATTCGCACGCGCCTGATGCATTCGTCCTACTCGCGCTTGCCGTTGATTCGCAACGGTGCGGTGGATGAACCGCTGGGCTTCGTGCACAAGAAGGAACTGCTCAAGGAGTACCTGGCCGGGAACGAACCGAACCTGGAACATCTGGCGCGCAAGACCATCAACCTGCTCGACAGTTATTCGATCCTCAACGCGCTGGAACAGATGCGCGCAGCCTCGACCCACATTGCCTTCGTGGTCAACGAATTCGGTGATTTTGTCGGCGTGTTGACCATGACCGACATCCTCGAGTCGATTGCCGGCGAGCTACCCGATGCCAGCGAAATCGAAGGCCCGGACGTGATCGAAGAGCAGGGCGGGTTCGTGGTCAGCGGCGCGCTGAACCTGATGCGAGTGCGTGAGCGCACAGGCTTTGGCGTGCCGCCGACCGAGGACTATCAGACCTTGGCCGGATTGGTGATGAGCTTGCTGGATCGGCTGCCGATGATGGGTGATCGTCTGGAATATGAAGGCTGGCAGATGACTGTCAAGGCTGTAGAAGAGCGGCGGGTGACGCGGGTGTTGCTGGTGCGTAATACCGCCTAA